A stretch of Acropora muricata isolate sample 2 chromosome 7, ASM3666990v1, whole genome shotgun sequence DNA encodes these proteins:
- the LOC136923197 gene encoding cytochrome P450 27C1-like isoform X2, whose product MPSAKVSWVGVGRNPFRITQNFKNLGSLCLWRSKSTQAASQEANFDLGDSTEIEDYGEVRPFDDIPGPKRSLQNLIAFYRRSEGLTKSYKNSEALFKEYGPIFKSNFTEDMVMVHILDPDDYKRVFRAEGKYPRRPLLDFWVEHRKRRNYFPGLVLLQGEEWQRVRKSIAPKMMRLKTVQENIDNFHAVTEDAIMRFTKLKEAGRGNGHIPDLEEELKKFSMESIGTVAFNTRLGLYQDPPPEKALKFIEAVDMFFVQTQKMMTSLPSAMMRRYIETPALKKFFKAADDIVDIGEYFVSNKMKELKEMSEKGIELSDEVVPVLTYLLTTQNLSLEEINGLAIDVIGGGVDTTATTLLWMMYHLGSYPDVQDQLYQEFERVVGKDGSITSNNIGKLSFLKACLKESMRLSCVLPGNGRVLDQDIVLSGYRVPAKTFIAMELYCTAHSEKYFKDAMEFKPERWLRENRDEYHAFANLPFGYGVRMCLGRRVAELEIYLFLCKLLQRFRIEYVGEELEPIQKLLSVPEKPVKVKLVDRF is encoded by the exons ATGCCTTCTGCGAAAGTAAGCTGGGTCGGTGTTGGAAGAAATCCTTTTAGAATAACTCAGAATTTCAAAAATCTAGGTTCTTTATGTCTATGGCGCTCAAAATCAACACAAGCAGCTTCCCAAGAGGCGAACTTTGATTTGGGTGATTCCACAGAGATCGAGGATTATGGCGAAGTTCGACCTTTCGACGACATTCCGGGACCGAAGCGTAGCCTGCAAAACCTGATCGCCTTTTATCGCCGAAGCGAAGGCCTTACCAAAAGTTACAAGAATTCGGAAGCTCTTTTCAAGGAATACGGTCCGATTTTCAAAAGCAATTTTACGGAAGATATGGTAATGGTCCATATTCTCGACCCAGATGATTACAAGAGAGTATTTCGAGCTGAAGGGAAGTATCCTCGAAGACCTCTCCTGGATTTCTGGGTTGAGCATCGCAAAAGGAGGAATTATTTTCCTGGATTAGTGCTTTT ACAGGGAGAAGAGTGGCAGAGGGTCAGAAAGAGCATTGCTCCTAAGATGATGCGCTTGAAAACAGTGCAAGAAAACATTGATAATTTCCATGCTGTTACTGAAGATGCTATTATGAGATTTACAAAACTTAAAGAAGCTGGTAGGGGAAATGGTCACATTCCAGACTTGGAAGAGGAATTGAAGAAATTTTCAATGGAAA GTATAGGGACAGTTGCCTTCAATACACGACTGGGATTATACCAAGACCCACCTCCAGAGAAGGCACTGAAATTCATCGAAGCAGTTGATATGTTCTTCGTTCAAACTCAGAAAATGATGACAAGTCTGCCAAGTGCAATGATGCGACGGTACATTGAGACGCCAGCTCTGAAGAAATTCTTCAAAGCTGCAGACGATATTGTGGACATTGGCGAATATTTtgtcagcaataaaatgaaGGAGCTTAAAGAAATGTCAGAGAAAGGTATCGAGCTCTCAGATGAAG TGGTTCCCGTGTTGACATATTTACTCACCACACAAAACCTGAGTCTGGAGGAAATCAATGGTTTGGCTATTGATGTTATTGGTGGTGGTGTTGATACA ACAGCAACCACATTGTTATGGATGATGTATCATCTCGGTAGTTATCCTGATGTACAAGACCAGCTTTACCAGGAGTTTGAGAGAGTTGTTGGGAAAGATGGAAGTATCACATCAAATAATATTGGCAAATTATCCTTCCTCAAGGCTTGTCTAAAAGAATCGATGAG gctttcctgtgttttgccAGGAAATGGACGTGTCTTGGATCAAGACATAGTTTTATCCGGTTATAGAGTTCCAGCTAAG ACTTTCATCGCTATGGAATTGTATTGCACTGCTCATTCTGAAAAGTACTTCAAAGACGCTATGGAGTTTAAGCCGGAGCGCTGGTTGAGGGAAAACAGAGATGAATATCACGCGTTTGCTAATTTACCGTTTGGATACGGTGTGCGCATGTGCCTTG GTCGGCGAGTCGCAGAGTTGGAAATCTACCTGTTCTTGTGCAAG CTACTTCAGAGGTTTCGCATTGAGTATGTTGGCGAGGAACTGGAGCCTATTCAGAAGCTTCTATCGGTGCCTGAGAAACCAGTGAAGGTCAAGTTGGTGGATCGGTTTTGA
- the LOC136923197 gene encoding cytochrome P450 27C1-like isoform X1 codes for MPSAKVSWVGVGRNPFRITQNFKNLGSLCLWRSKSTQAASQEANFDLGDSTEIEDYGEVRPFDDIPGPKRSLQNLIAFYRRSEGLTKSYKNSEALFKEYGPIFKSNFTEDMVMVHILDPDDYKRVFRAEGKYPRRPLLDFWVEHRKRRNYFPGLVLLQGEEWQRVRKSIAPKMMRLKTVQENIDNFHAVTEDAIMRFTKLKEAGRGNGHIPDLEEELKKFSMESIGTVAFNTRLGLYQDPPPEKALKFIEAVDMFFVQTQKMMTSLPSAMMRRYIETPALKKFFKAADDIVDIGEYFVSNKMKELKEMSEKGIELSDEVVPVLTYLLTTQNLSLEEINGLAIDVIGGGVDTVAFNKDLIPAFLVNGIVIYSITKKCLYMRLPYNPQLLAILYQNNNGGQIALFKTATTLLWMMYHLGSYPDVQDQLYQEFERVVGKDGSITSNNIGKLSFLKACLKESMRLSCVLPGNGRVLDQDIVLSGYRVPAKTFIAMELYCTAHSEKYFKDAMEFKPERWLRENRDEYHAFANLPFGYGVRMCLGRRVAELEIYLFLCKLLQRFRIEYVGEELEPIQKLLSVPEKPVKVKLVDRF; via the exons ATGCCTTCTGCGAAAGTAAGCTGGGTCGGTGTTGGAAGAAATCCTTTTAGAATAACTCAGAATTTCAAAAATCTAGGTTCTTTATGTCTATGGCGCTCAAAATCAACACAAGCAGCTTCCCAAGAGGCGAACTTTGATTTGGGTGATTCCACAGAGATCGAGGATTATGGCGAAGTTCGACCTTTCGACGACATTCCGGGACCGAAGCGTAGCCTGCAAAACCTGATCGCCTTTTATCGCCGAAGCGAAGGCCTTACCAAAAGTTACAAGAATTCGGAAGCTCTTTTCAAGGAATACGGTCCGATTTTCAAAAGCAATTTTACGGAAGATATGGTAATGGTCCATATTCTCGACCCAGATGATTACAAGAGAGTATTTCGAGCTGAAGGGAAGTATCCTCGAAGACCTCTCCTGGATTTCTGGGTTGAGCATCGCAAAAGGAGGAATTATTTTCCTGGATTAGTGCTTTT ACAGGGAGAAGAGTGGCAGAGGGTCAGAAAGAGCATTGCTCCTAAGATGATGCGCTTGAAAACAGTGCAAGAAAACATTGATAATTTCCATGCTGTTACTGAAGATGCTATTATGAGATTTACAAAACTTAAAGAAGCTGGTAGGGGAAATGGTCACATTCCAGACTTGGAAGAGGAATTGAAGAAATTTTCAATGGAAA GTATAGGGACAGTTGCCTTCAATACACGACTGGGATTATACCAAGACCCACCTCCAGAGAAGGCACTGAAATTCATCGAAGCAGTTGATATGTTCTTCGTTCAAACTCAGAAAATGATGACAAGTCTGCCAAGTGCAATGATGCGACGGTACATTGAGACGCCAGCTCTGAAGAAATTCTTCAAAGCTGCAGACGATATTGTGGACATTGGCGAATATTTtgtcagcaataaaatgaaGGAGCTTAAAGAAATGTCAGAGAAAGGTATCGAGCTCTCAGATGAAG TGGTTCCCGTGTTGACATATTTACTCACCACACAAAACCTGAGTCTGGAGGAAATCAATGGTTTGGCTATTGATGTTATTGGTGGTGGTGTTGATACA GTTGCCTTCAACAAGGATCTCATTCCAGCATTTCTAGTGAATGGAATAGTTATTTATTCCATCACTAAGAAATGTTTGTATATGAGATTGCCTTACAATCCACAGCTTCTTGCCATCTTGTATCAAAACAATAATGGTGGTCAAATTGCTTTATTTAAG ACAGCAACCACATTGTTATGGATGATGTATCATCTCGGTAGTTATCCTGATGTACAAGACCAGCTTTACCAGGAGTTTGAGAGAGTTGTTGGGAAAGATGGAAGTATCACATCAAATAATATTGGCAAATTATCCTTCCTCAAGGCTTGTCTAAAAGAATCGATGAG gctttcctgtgttttgccAGGAAATGGACGTGTCTTGGATCAAGACATAGTTTTATCCGGTTATAGAGTTCCAGCTAAG ACTTTCATCGCTATGGAATTGTATTGCACTGCTCATTCTGAAAAGTACTTCAAAGACGCTATGGAGTTTAAGCCGGAGCGCTGGTTGAGGGAAAACAGAGATGAATATCACGCGTTTGCTAATTTACCGTTTGGATACGGTGTGCGCATGTGCCTTG GTCGGCGAGTCGCAGAGTTGGAAATCTACCTGTTCTTGTGCAAG CTACTTCAGAGGTTTCGCATTGAGTATGTTGGCGAGGAACTGGAGCCTATTCAGAAGCTTCTATCGGTGCCTGAGAAACCAGTGAAGGTCAAGTTGGTGGATCGGTTTTGA
- the LOC136923230 gene encoding uncharacterized protein, with translation LTLTQLNQELRQRLPRKPRICDSTVARTLEGILFRVKLTRPVPADRNRPDVIQKRLDYANWFMGHTVVNHSVFIDECGYNIWTARTHGRARRGKRAYRQVCGQRGRNVTVTMAISPTNGLVFHSAVIGGMNAQRFDDYLAQTRLNLDPDEHIIFIYDGAPAHNNPAIPGPSTELKTLPPYSPFLNIVEQAISSLKAAIKADISRPEIQEQMNNREEARRQGIALGNYRTMQTYLPRCLNNEATEG, from the coding sequence CTGACTCTCACACAGCTTAATCAAGAATTGAGACAACGCCTTCCTCGAAAACCCAGAATCTGCGACAGCACTGTGGCAAGAACTTTGGAAGGAATATTGTTTCGTGTAAAACTGACCAGGCCTGTTCCTGCGGATAGAAACCGTCCTGATGTCATTCAGAAACGACTGGACTATGCCAACTGGTTCATGGGCCATACTGTAGTGAACCACAGTGTTTTCATAGACGAATGTGGATACAATATTTGGACGGCAAGAACTCACGGGAGAGCAAGGAGAGGGAAACGGGCCTACAGACAGGTCTGTGGTCAGCGAGGAAGAAATGTAACTGTCACAATGGCCATTTCACCCACCAATGGTCTGGTTTTCCACTCTGCAGTTATTGGTGGGATGAATGCACAAAGATTTGATGACTACTTGGCACAAACAAGACTAAACCTTGATCCAGACGAACATATTATCTTCATCTATGACGGAGCGCCAGCCCACAATAACCCTGCTATTCCCGGTCCCAGCACAGAACTAAAAACGTTACCACCCTACAGTCCATTCTTGAACATTGTAGAACAAGCAATAAGTTCCTTGAAAGCGGCCATCAAAGCAGATATCAGCCGTCCTGAGATACAGGAACAGATGAATAACAGAGAAGAAGCAAGACGCCAGGGAATTGCTCTAGGAAATTATCGCACTATGCAAACGTATTTGCCACGATGCCTCAACAATGAAGCAACTGAGGGATAA